The following nucleotide sequence is from Drosophila simulans strain w501 chromosome 3L, Prin_Dsim_3.1, whole genome shotgun sequence.
ACATTTTGGAATTGCTAATTTGTGCAGGTTATTGTGTTTATCCAACGATTCTCGCCGCGAAAATGTACGAACTGAAGACCCTGCTGCCGCAATTCGACATCAAGCTGCCCACCTGCATGTATCACCTCAAGAACGTTAGCCTGGCGGCGGATTCCTTGGCCAGCGGCTcctccacatccgcatccacatccgcgtCCACATCATCATGCGTAAGTTGAATTGCCGGGCCAGTGAGAAGTTGGTCGGGTCGCAAGGACAGTGAAATTGCAACGTATGTCTACAACGCCACATCCATTCCATTCCCGCATGTGTGATCCTTGCCAGAAATTGGAGGCCAACAGGATCGACAGAACGGGGCAAAACGCAGCCACATGTGCACTTGATTTGGACTCTTTAGGCCGACAAATACAACGACTGCTAAAGGTTAAGACCACCAAACTAAAATACGAAATTCTATTTATAAACCACCGactaacaacaaaaaaaaatgaacaacaaGCCAGTaccagaaatatttataatgcatCCATGCTTCGTTTTGTGTGTTCTTGTGGCCTTGGCCAATGGAATATGGCGTTCCCTAACATATCCGCTCTCCCTGCTTTTACTTTCAGGACGATACGGCATCAGTGGCCGCCCGCCAGGAGAAGGTTCTCAAGCAGCTGGAGGACCTGAAGGCGCAGCTGGGACAAATCCGGGCGGGGCTTGGTGTTTGCGGCAAGACCTTCCAGCACACGACTGCCTTCCAGAATGGTGGATTAAAGGAGGTACGACTATCAATATATGAAAAGTTCAAGGCTAGCAGCTCAAaggttaaataataaataattaaataataataataatgtttagAAGCTTATGCaataggatctaattatgtgcAACATAGCTTTGAAAAGTCTTAGCTAAAAACAGAGTTCCATCGCCTTCAAATacctttatttaataatatttccaatAAATCCAAACCAGGTGCCACTGCAGGATGTCGTCATCAATGGACATCCCAACTTCATACCCTATGCCTTGTTGGCCCTGAAAAATGCCTGGCGCGATCTGTACACTATTGATGTCAAGACCTTTACGCACTCCACGATGGCCGACATTGGACCAGCAGCTCGGGAATTCGAGGCCAACTTGGCGAAGGTTCCAGTAAACCCTGCTTTGCCCAAGATTAGTGTGACGCTCATCTGGAAGAACTGTGAGTAAGAGCAAGGGCTTACCACCAAAACGACCATTTAAAAAATAGCTTCCATAAATCCCCATGATTAACATTCAAGCTAGTTTCCTAAAGTACAAATACTGATTATGCAATGCCTTCCAGGCGAACACACCGAGATGATCAGCTCGCCCACCATGTACGTGCCCATCTACGGAGAGGTTAACATCATTCGCTATCTGGGCCGTGTGGGTCCGTCCCAGTATCGCTATGAGGGCTCTCCGCTCTGCAACGAGATCGACCTCGTCCTGGACATTTGCTACCAACTGCTGCGCTGCAACACGCACAAAACGCAGGTGGCCATGGTGCGCCTGCTGGACAAGCGACTGCAGAAGCAGCAGTATTTCGGTGGAGCCCAGATGTCGGTGGCCGATATTGGTGTCTACAGCTCACTGATACGCATGCCAGCTGTTACCGAGAAGGATCTGACGCCTGCGCTAGTGGCTTGGAGAAAAAGGGCCAAGCTCGTggttcaaatttaaataatttaatcgAGAAAGGCGAACAAATAAATTGTAGAGTTCAATGTGATGCAATGAGTGGTTTTCTGTACCCTTTCCAACAATTATTCCATCCAAATTGAAGGAACatcttatttttttcagtaACTTTATTTGGCTTATTTATCTTTGTTGCAATTCTGTTACTGTTTGAACAATGCGCTTCATCGTTTCCATATTGCAATAGCTGGTTTTAAACTTACTTTGTCAATTTTGCACTTAAAAATTGCTTAATCGCTATGTTTccatatttgcttttattctTGAAATCCATTGATTGTTtaatatgtgtttttttttgctgttcttTACCTTGATGCTGTGTCATTATGTTCGATAGGATGCCGCGTCGCGCGAATTGGGACATTTGTATTTCGTTTCCGCTcataaaaatgtgtatatgtatatttttaaatattaaatacctAGTACATATGCTGTGTATATTGATAATCAGTTTCTGTTTGAGTTTCTTGTGTTATTGGTTTTATTCTTGTTTCTGTGTTGTGTGTTTCTGCTGCGTATAAACGTTTGGATTTGGAGAAGTCCCTGAACTCTTAATTGCTTGCCCACAGGCTGGGAATTGAGTTAGCCCGCATGCATATAACCTGTAGCTTATACGAATCATCTTAGTTATCAAAGTAAAATTGAGTAGATAAAATCAGCGTAGGACCATTGTTTCAACTACCCTCGTACGTATAAACTTGCTAAATAATTGTTTTCTCAGTTGTTCGGTTTAGTTTCGAAACGTGTATAATTAGaattaataatagtaataatgtTGGAGAAATTAAAAGGCGGTGGCTCGCCGCCCTGGGCAGGAGTGGGAGGAAGAGATGACGCGACTCTGGCCTGGCTGCATTATGTGGTCTCGCCCTTGCCGCTGTCATCAGCGGACTCGGCATCGTCCGCTCCGGCAGCGGCCGCCTCTCTGACCAGCCCGTTGTTCTTGCACTTGCTGCTGCCTCCATTATTTTTGCTAATCGGCGCGGTGGCACTGTCCTCATcttcatcctcgtcctcatcatcgtcgtcgtcctcatcGAAGTCATCATCAGATGGCAGATCATCCTCCGTCTCCAGATCGAAGTCATCATCGTAGAAGTTGGCATCCAGGCCAGACTCCGTTGTGGGCTTGCGCGTGGGCTTCAGGCAGTAGTCCTCCAGGGTCATCGGAACCACAATGCCCTCCCGCTTGGCCTCGGCATTGGCGGCCAGTGCCTGTTTCCGTATGATGTTTGGATACTCATTGTCCTTACCCTGAAATCAAGCAAGTCCTTATTAAAAAGCCAAGTGGCGATTGTAAATGCCTAGTATGCGGACTTCAAGCTTTGCGTTGATtactattatattattaacactcacaatttatataataactaTTAGAATGTTAGTTGAATGAGTTACATTGATTATTCGTGTGAAAAGAGAACGTACTTACAATGTAATGATGGAAATATGCACGATCGAAGAACCAAAATCAAGGCATGTAATTAAAAGTGAATTACAATGGTCAAGTTCATAAAAGAAGCATTGAAATTGGTATTCATTGAAATCGAAGTTAATGAAACTAGTAAACTAGATCTGGGCTTTAGAACGGAAGTAGTCAATCTACTTCTTCGAGTTAAAAGACTACTCCATATTCCAAAGATAAGTATTGCACTGCTTTCATTATTAAGAAGTCCGCATACTAGTCATTTACTATAGCTAGAAGAGCCAGTCTCACCTGTGAGTCCCGCCATCGGCGGTACATGACCGAGGCGTCCACGTTGGCCGGCGAGAATGTGTTCGGCTCGTTGAGCAGCGATATGACCGACAGCAGGATGGTGCGCACATTCTGCGTGGGATTCCAGCGTTCGCAGGGCAGCTCGCCGCTCTGCGGATCATCCACCGGCGGATGTAGTATGGATATGCACAGATCACCGTTCTCGTAGACATTCGGATGCCAGACCTTGGTCAGGAAGCGTATGGATGGCGGTGAGTATGGATAGTCGTGCGGGAACTTCATGTGTGCCTTGAAGTAGCCGCCCTGGTAGAGGGTGTCCGGCGGGCCGAAGATTGCCACCTCCCATTCGAACAAATTGTCGTCGTTGATCAGCTTGACGCGGAATCCCTCCACCGGCTCTTCCTGCAGCGACTTGTACTCCATGGCCAGGGCGCGAACTGCCGAGCTGCTGGGCGTGGTTGTGGGGGCGGCGGCGGACGACGAGGTCGCCAAGGATCCAGATCCCGCCATCATTGTGGAGGACGATGTCGCATGCTGCGAtgtggaggcggcggtggtcaTTTGTTCAGCCACTTGCAGTTGTCGCCGTGCTCTGTTCgagaaatagttttcaaaatgCCGAGACATGTCAATATTTTGATTTAGATATGTCTAATGGTGTGTGTCAAATGGCTACTGGCAACGGCTACTAATTTCATGCCCGGGAGTGTCTATGTGCAGGGTCAATATCTTGCTGCCTGCTGATGAATTCAAGGTGAGCACGTCACAAAAGCGATGACTGTGCGGCTGCTCGAAAATACTGGGCTGGGAAAACTGCGAAATTTGGTCTAAACTCTAGTCCAGCTGTCCGGCAGAAGTGCGGGAAATCTACATCTATATTTGTCGATTttgaaaatggggaaaactatttttgctcTTGACGTTACtcttgattttgttgttgttactttcACAGCAGACAACACGAAATTAAATACCGATTGCCAAGTAAAAGTTGAGTGGAAAATTGATTTCCATATAGCAAGGCTGACAGCCCGACAGTACGTACTTGTGTGGGCAATTCTTTTTGACTTCTTGTACGCGCGTTaactgatttttattattgttgtttgacttgcaacaatttcactttacaaaacaaaaaccaggGTGGCATTATTTGAACCAGGGATGGCCGCCCTGAGTCTGCCGCTGAGAAGGTGACGTTTGCGCATGTTTCTCGCCGCGCAGCAAGAAGATAGCGTGTGACGTCACAAGTCTCGGCATTCCAGCGagtttcaaattttaaaagaaaaccttagcatttgaatttttgtatGATTTAATATCAAGGCGTTTAAGTTATataatgttgttttttttttatggagagtagattttattaaaaagtttagtttttagttttccaaatgatttatttaagaaatGTAGTAGAGACTGATAAATGTAGATAAATagcgtatttgtatttttttaaacaatttcgaaACATCTatgaaaatttagttttaataaacaaatttttcgaGTCCTGCATATCGTATgaaataactaataataaCATTAAGAACACTAGTAGTTAAGTAGATTTAATTTCATTGTAATGTGTATAAACTTTGTTAAGTCAAGTTggtaaatgtatgtatgtatgtatttatatgtttttggtAATACATAAGTGCGTTTactttattaatatatatttctttgaCTGCATTTTGAAACTTAACGAATGCCGGAACACCCCTACTATAGCAGTACATTTGCAGTATTATGTCTTAGTATTTTCTGTTGGTATTTCAGAGCGACGCGATAAGACCTCAGGCATTCTGCAGCTACCGCTTGATGGCCACACTCCGTTTTCAATATACAGCGAAAAAAGTCGAGCGTGCGGGCGAGCGcagcaaaataattaaacactCCCCGAAATAACACAACTAAACTAGTGCTAAACTAACCGAAAGTGACGCCGAACGCCGCGTTCTCAACAAACCCAAGCGAAATGCGATAGGCGAGCGTTTAATTCAGCAAGCGAAGAGGCGCAAAAGGCATAGCAGCTCCGAggcgttggccaaaaagaagaaaagcgCAAAAGAAACGGAGAAACGCAGTGTAAAAGAGAGACGCGAAGAAGAGAAGAGAAAAATGCATACAGCAGGAGTGGTGGCGATTTTTTAATCAAAGCTGGCTTTCCAAAGCTGCTCATTTTGGGCTAAAATCTGGGGCTGCGACGCGAGCGTAGGTGtcgaaaataaagtaaaaataatacaaaaaaataaatagtgaAAATCTGAAAGATAATTTCCGCATATTGGGCAGGCGAGCAAATTAACATTCCAGTCAAGTGAACATGTTTGTGGCCAgcataaaaccataaaatcTGCCGAGCACATTTTCCACTGCTCGCTGAAAAACTCGccagcacatacatacacgcacacacacgcacggaAAAGCATACAAGCACAGGCAGGCAGGGAGGCAGGAAAATCGCGTGAAAAATCATGTCCAGCTGGGCAGAACGCGTCCATAGGCGCGCCGCGGATTTGGGCAACGTGGTGACCTCCTGCGGCCACCCCGCCACCGCACCCGCCTATCCGTACCGCCTCGAAAAGGTCAAATTCGGTGTGCCGCTGGAGGAGGTGTgcaagcacaacaacaacattccCGGGCCCCTGCTCGTCCTGATCCTCAAGCTGAACAAGGAGTCACCGAACCGCCGCGATGTATTCCGCGCCCCCGGCCACCAGGGCGCCATGAAGAAGCTCATCCACTTCCTGCAGGCCGGTCGGCTGGTCAACGTGGACAACTATTCGGTGTTCACCATCGCCAGCGTGCTCAAGAAGTTCCTGCGCAAGATCCCCAATGGGATATTCGGGCGCAGCGGCGAGATGGAGCTGTTCGCCATCAACGATCTGCAAAACGAAGCCGAGCAAACGGAGCGACTGCACAGGTGAGTGGCAAGAAGGTGGGGCCACCCAAAACACTATGGGGGTCGCGCAGTTAGCATCAGCTGAAGAAAAGGGTAAATttcgttattatttttttatgttagcATAcagaatcaaaataaaatgtaggGAATGTCTAATTATGAATAACGTAAATGTGAAATGGGCTCTACACTGATTCAGCAAGTACGGAATTCCATTGATAAGAACAATCAGAAATAAACCTTTTGTTTGAGAGACATATAAAcaagaatattttaattccCTAAATATTAATAGTGAATGAATAAGTTATTGTGGAATTTATTGATAAAACATGGTGCTAGCTTAGCACTGTAAatcactttatttttattcagatcatttaaatgaactaaacaaatttttgagaatcaatttttatatttgagaaaatcagaaaagtttttatgctTGGCACTGAAAACTGTCATATAGCTAGGCTCATTTcaatgtttaaattaaattaaataaaaatgaaattaaggaATAAATCCATCACTTCTAGGAATCCACTGCGAGTAAATAACATAGGAGTCACTATAAATTTGGCAAGGTCttgaaaatgaataaatttcgATATTTTATTAGTGCTTCTGTGGAAACCATTACACTGGCCATAAATTCTAAGCGggcattttaatatattttcaccAAACATAAGCGTTCGACAATATCATAAATTAATGGTAGACAAGTAAATGCCAGCGATTCCTTATTCAGAATGTTATTACCAATTACTTGGTACACATTAGTATTCAGATCGTGTTGGGGATTACAAGAATTTATTAACATGTTGCCTTCTTGCGAAGGGTATTTACCACTTTAGAAGTTTGTAACGCAGTTGCACatcttttatttgtttcaaaTCGCTAGGATTTGCATATTTAGATTGAGCTATCTTCTTTTCAACTACTATTTTTGTGGCCTTTGCTGTGCGGCGCGCACACACCGACGTTGGCTTTTTGTTGTAGTGTAACTAGCTTGCGGTAAACTTGCTGAACCGGATCTTTAGATGTAcacatatagatatagatgTAGATTCGGTTGTTGCAGCCCCAAGAATCTTCAGGGGGAGTTAATTCACTggaaagccagccagccagcctcTTGTTGTTTTCGCTGCCTCTGctcgtgttgttgttgtggttgttgttaaATCGgcgttgttcttgtttttgttccTCGGCACTTGTTGACACATTTGTGTGGATTTTCACCAATTTTCACTTGAGCGTTAAGCGTTCGCTTAACCCTTAGATGTGCCAGgcaatttacataatttgtgcGGCAGCAGAAAAAACAAGCATCGGATATAGTAAACAGTATTACTTGCAAATATTGAACCAGCATATGGTGTTTAAATATGTGTCTCCCACTCaagataaattaaatgttaatataatCAATacaaacaagttttttttttggtacttatgaatatttatttaaggttTGATTCAGTATTTTGTTGTATtgcaaaaaagagaaaagacatattttttaaattccgaTTCAGTGTATAAAGAATTCTTTAAATTCCCACAAAGCGTTCATTGATCTGCAGATAACTAAGCAAAGTAAAACTTATAGAATTCCGACCGtgtatatgtgcatatgtaattAATTCCGATTTTCGCTGATTCACTGTGCAGCCTTGTATGGACTTTAAGAAacttggaaatggaaatgcaaacagaAGCCGCTGAAAGGGTTAAGCTTGGATTTCTTGGCtcgcttttggcttttggctaactctctgctgttgtttttccttttgttgcaATCGATTTCTAACCATCTGAATTAGAGCAGAAAGCGTGGGCCAACACATCACAAAGCAGCCAGCCCACGAACGCAggctcaattaaaatgtaGACGAAATACTTGGCCGCTGCAATTTGCGAGGTGTGTGTGCTATTTGGCCCGTTCTTCTTCAACACTcggcttacatacatatgtatgtatgtacatacatattgcCTGCCTGTAATTAAGAAATCGAACGAACATTTATAGCCGATCGATTGCAATTGACGGGCCGAAATGATTTGTCTGTTTGGGCTTCCTCTGGCGTTTGCCTAATTTGCCAAACACTCGGTATCTGATTGAGATGGATATGGGATACGGTGGATGGATGGTGGCTGCTGGATGGGAGATGCTTCTGCGTCAGCAGATCCATTGGTTACATTAAATGCCGAACACTAAACACTGAACACTGAACACTGAACACTGAACACTGAACACTGAACACTGAACACTGTGAAATACCGATCGCTAAACGCCAAATGTGCGTGTAAACAAATAACGTCagcaataaaacataaatttaaaacttctACATGCGTAGAAATCGACCgccaaattattttcatttcgcggGAAGCGCTTTTCGGGtggg
It contains:
- the LOC6738168 gene encoding probable aminoacyl tRNA synthase complex-interacting multifunctional protein 2 isoform X2; amino-acid sequence: MYELKTLLPQFDIKLPTCMYHLKNVSLAADSLASGSSTSASTSASTSSCDDTASVAARQEKVLKQLEDLKAQLGQIRAGLGVCGKTFQHTTAFQNGGLKEVPLQDVVINGHPNFIPYALLALKNAWRDLYTIDVKTFTHSTMADIGPAAREFEANLAKVPVNPALPKISVTLIWKNCEHTEMISSPTMYVPIYGEVNIIRYLGRVGPSQYRYEGSPLCNEIDLVLDICYQLLRCNTHKTQVAMVRLLDKRLQKQQYFGGAQMSVADIGVYSSLIRMPAVTEKDLTPALVAWRKRAKLVVQI
- the LOC6738169 gene encoding ubiquitin-conjugating enzyme E2 R2 isoform X2, encoding MSRHFENYFSNRARRQLQVAEQMTTAASTSQHATSSSTMMAGSGSLATSSSAAAPTTTPSSSAVRALAMEYKSLQEEPVEGFRVKLINDDNLFEWEVAIFGPPDTLYQGGYFKAHMKFPHDYPYSPPSIRFLTKVWHPNVYENGDLCISILHPPVDDPQSGELPCERWNPTQNVRTILLSVISLLNEPNTFSPANVDASVMYRRWRDSQDNEYPNIIRKQALAANAEAKREGIVVPMTLEDYCLKPTRKPTTESGLDANFYDDDFDLETEDDLPSDDDFDEDDDDDEDEDEDEDSATAPISKNNGGSSKCKNNGLVREAAAAGADDAESADDSGKGETT
- the LOC6738169 gene encoding ubiquitin-conjugating enzyme E2 R2 isoform X1 → MSRHFENYFSNRARRQLQVAEQMTTAASTSQHATSSSTMMAGSGSLATSSSAAAPTTTPSSSAVRALAMEYKSLQEEPVEGFRVKLINDDNLFEWEVAIFGPPDTLYQGGYFKAHMKFPHDYPYSPPSIRFLTKVWHPNVYENGDLCISILHPPVDDPQSGELPCERWNPTQNVRTILLSVISLLNEPNTFSPANVDASVMYRRWRDSQGKDNEYPNIIRKQALAANAEAKREGIVVPMTLEDYCLKPTRKPTTESGLDANFYDDDFDLETEDDLPSDDDFDEDDDDDEDEDEDEDSATAPISKNNGGSSKCKNNGLVREAAAAGADDAESADDSGKGETT
- the LOC6738168 gene encoding probable aminoacyl tRNA synthase complex-interacting multifunctional protein 2 isoform X1, which encodes MYELKTLLPQFDIKLPTCMYHLKNVSLAADSLASGSSTSASTSASTSSCKLEANRIDRTGQNAATCALDLDSLGRQIQRLLKDDTASVAARQEKVLKQLEDLKAQLGQIRAGLGVCGKTFQHTTAFQNGGLKEVPLQDVVINGHPNFIPYALLALKNAWRDLYTIDVKTFTHSTMADIGPAAREFEANLAKVPVNPALPKISVTLIWKNCEHTEMISSPTMYVPIYGEVNIIRYLGRVGPSQYRYEGSPLCNEIDLVLDICYQLLRCNTHKTQVAMVRLLDKRLQKQQYFGGAQMSVADIGVYSSLIRMPAVTEKDLTPALVAWRKRAKLVVQI
- the LOC6738169 gene encoding ubiquitin-conjugating enzyme E2 R2 isoform X3, with translation MTTAASTSQHATSSSTMMAGSGSLATSSSAAAPTTTPSSSAVRALAMEYKSLQEEPVEGFRVKLINDDNLFEWEVAIFGPPDTLYQGGYFKAHMKFPHDYPYSPPSIRFLTKVWHPNVYENGDLCISILHPPVDDPQSGELPCERWNPTQNVRTILLSVISLLNEPNTFSPANVDASVMYRRWRDSQGKDNEYPNIIRKQALAANAEAKREGIVVPMTLEDYCLKPTRKPTTESGLDANFYDDDFDLETEDDLPSDDDFDEDDDDDEDEDEDEDSATAPISKNNGGSSKCKNNGLVREAAAAGADDAESADDSGKGETT